A single window of Culicoides brevitarsis isolate CSIRO-B50_1 chromosome 3, AGI_CSIRO_Cbre_v1, whole genome shotgun sequence DNA harbors:
- the LOC134835490 gene encoding insulin-like growth factor-binding protein complex acid labile subunit gives LSNLLSLNLNNNLIQHINPLAFSGLGNLRELNLGDNHLEEIHQDVFKNLGKLQYLDLSNNRFKTLNQQIVSSNENLLRFNLNDNQIEALDLQVPPKLKKLEVTNNELKNVTLVGNGTLKSLQASGNAISDLQLDLDIEHLDLNYNQMESLEPLLHLNLTSLHLSENPLENLTGIKKLVKLKNLWLDRISTKFSSHIFASLTNLKSLSLSQSQISTFEVEPLKNLKKLVSLDLSNDEIKTLDYKELAKLPSFKRLILNFRAFNCSYFTNMSDYLHNKAILMVDGGYSDEENESYYAFCNAKETSSNFYGIVSFFVIFGIIFGAIILLGIRFDWNFNTTYRIFRNSGNNVLVSSENQ, from the coding sequence CTTAGCAACTTGCTATCCCTCAACTTGAATAACAATTTGATACAACATATCAACCCCTTAGCATTCTCCGGCTTAGGTAATTTACGTGAACTCAATTTGGGAGACAATCACTTGGAAGAAATTCATCAAGATGTGTTCAAGAACTTGGGAAAGTTGCAATATCTGGATCTCTCGAATAATAGATTCAAAACTTTGAACCAACAGATCGTTTCGAGCAACGAAAACTTGCTGCGCTTCAATTTGAATGACAACCAAATTGAAGCTCTTGATCTTCAAGTTCCCCCGAAACTCAAAAAGCTCGAGGTAACAAACAAcgagttgaaaaatgtaacCTTAGTTGGTAATGGAACTCTAAAATCTCTTCAAGCATCTGGGAATGCAATTAGTGACCTTCAACTTGACCTTGACATTGAACATTTGGATTTGAATTACAACCAAATGGAATCTTTAGAACCCTTACTTCATCTCAACTTAACAAGTCTCCATCTTAGTGAAAATCCACTTGAAAATCTAACGGGCAtcaaaaaattggttaaactCAAAAATCTTTGGTTGGATCGaatttcaacgaaattttCATCTCACATATTTGCTTCGTTAACGAATCTGAAATCACTCTCATTAAGCCAATCACAAATCTCGACATTCGAAGTTGAACcattgaagaatttaaagaaACTTGTGTCTCTTGATTTGAGTAATGATGAAATCAAAACGTTGGATTACAAGGAGTTAGCAAAGCTGCCATCTTTTAAAAGGTTGATTCTAAACTTTCGTGCCTTTAATTGCTCTTATTTTACGAATATGAGTGATTATTTGCACAATAAGGCAATTTTGATGGTTGATGGAGGTTATTCGGATGAAGAAAATGAATCGTATTATGCGTTTTGTAATGCAAAAGAGACCTCTTCAAATTTCTATGGAATTGTAagcttttttgtcatttttggcaTCATTTTTGGAGCTATTATATTGTTGGGGATAAGGTTTGATTGGAATTTCAACACTACATAtcgtatttttagaaattcaggCAATAATGTATTAGTTTCGagtgaaaatcaataa
- the LOC134833888 gene encoding autophagy-related protein 101, whose protein sequence is MNARSQIFELTMESCQVDEAVASIFHTVLFHRSLGKFMYTGEASYSVSTIGYADVDCDYIDFTYVCCTSDALDRTIKREINTFSEQLRSSESSGSGQISLEFFQKKKSRWPFQQESIPWEVWTIRLELINLGTEDERQMCRERVGDMLADKVLYIAEVMNRHDYVPKMPNQSELDLIFDTTYEDVQPYLFKCKFNTTSATTPSVSNTMKKLIKDTLSL, encoded by the coding sequence atgAACGCTCGTTCGCAGATTTTCGAGCTCACAATGGAGAGTTGTCAGGTAGATGAGGCCGTTGCGAGTATCTTCCACACGGTATTGTTCCATCGGAGTCTCGGCAAGTTCATGTACACGGGCGAGGCGAGTTATTCCGTCAGCACGATCGGTTATGCGGATGTCGATTGCGATTACATTGACTTTACGTACGTTTGTTGCACCTCCGATGCGCTGGATCGCACCATAAAACGCGAAATTAACACGTTCAGCGAGCAATTGCGCAGCAGCGAAAGTTCGGGCAGCGGACAAATTAGCCTAGAATTTTtccagaagaagaaaagtcgCTGGCCGTTTCAGCAGGAATCGATTCCGTGGGAAGTTTGGACAATTCGGCTCGAACTGATCAATTTGGGGACGGAGGATGAGCGTCAAATGTGCCGCGAACGCGTTGGCGACATGCTCGCTGACAAGGTGCTTTATATCGCCGAAGTGATGAATCGCCATGATTATGTGCCCAAAATGCCGAATCAGTCGGAACtggatttgatttttgacacGACGTACGAGGATGTGCAGCCGTATTTGTTTAAATGCAAGTTCAATACGACGAGCGCTACGACGCCATCTGTCAGCAATACGATGAAGAAGCTGATCAAGGATACGCTCTCGTTGTGA